In Aegilops tauschii subsp. strangulata cultivar AL8/78 chromosome 3, Aet v6.0, whole genome shotgun sequence, one genomic interval encodes:
- the LOC141042844 gene encoding uncharacterized protein, whose amino-acid sequence MDMAQLLQAFRQERQANTAALQMIAQAVTNNRQQAGNGNGHSMLAEFKNHAPPTFIETAEPLDADDWVRTIEDLLELVGRTEDRERVAYAAHCLGGTSRAWWDGFKVMHAGQNITWNDFKTEFRKAHILSGIMAIKKREFRALKQVGSTVKEYMQKFSVLSRYAPEDVSTDAAKRERFMEGLNQTL is encoded by the coding sequence ATGGACATGGCTCAGCTTCTCCAAGCCTTCCGACAGGAACGCCAAGCCAACACTGCAGCCCTCCAGATGATTGCTCAAGCTGTCACCAACAACCGCCAGCAGGCGGGGAACGGCAATGGACATTCCATGTTGGCAGAGTTCAAGAACCATGCACCACCCACCTTCATCGAGACTGCCGAACCCCTGGATGCAGACGACTGGGTCCGCACCATTGAGGATCTGTTGGAACTAGTCGGCCGCACTGAAGACCGTGAGAGGGTGGCATATGCCGCCCACTGTCTTGGGGGAACTTCCAGAGCTTGGTGGGATGGATTCAAGGTCATGCATGCTGGGCAAAATATCACTTGGAATGACTTCAAGACGGAATTCCGCAAGGCCCATATTCTTTCCGGAATTATGGCCATCAAGAAACGTGAGTTCCGGGCCCTGAAGCAGGTAGGTAGCACTGTCAAGGAGTACATGCAGAAGTTCAGTGTTCTGTCAAGGTATGCCCCTGAAGATGTCAGCACTGATGCTGCCAAAAGAGAGCGCTTCATGGAAGGCCTTAACCAGACTCTGTAG